Proteins encoded within one genomic window of Chlorobaculum sp. MV4-Y:
- a CDS encoding glycoside hydrolase family 3 protein, translating to MKTTLLAALLLLLSFTSALAAPSAPDSLSIKIGQMLMIGFRGMEVKDDSSIAADIRERRIGGVVLFDYDVPTKSPVRNIESPEQLRRLTSELQRLSSIPLFISIDQEGGRVCRLKPARGFPPTVSAAYLGKLNNADSTRQAAGSTAALLKSLGVNMNLAPVVDVNVNPNNPVIGKLDRSFSADPVVVARQARIVVDAFHQQGIIAALKHFPGHGSSTTDTHKDFTDVTTTWSKKELDPYRALIREGYSDPVMTAHVFNARLDSLYPATLSKAAIDGLLRKQLGFGGVVLSDDMQMKAISDRYGLEEAIRLAIDAGVDVLIFGNNVSYDPQIASKATSIICHLVEKGAISPERINESYRRIMTLKTRTIISRL from the coding sequence ATGAAAACGACCCTCCTCGCCGCGCTGCTGCTTCTTTTAAGCTTCACCTCCGCGTTGGCCGCACCATCCGCGCCCGACAGCCTTTCGATCAAGATCGGCCAGATGCTCATGATCGGCTTTCGCGGCATGGAGGTTAAAGACGATTCATCTATCGCCGCTGATATTCGCGAGCGACGCATTGGCGGCGTGGTGCTTTTCGATTACGACGTGCCCACGAAATCTCCGGTGCGCAACATCGAGTCGCCGGAGCAGCTTCGGCGACTCACCTCGGAGCTACAACGTCTGTCGTCGATTCCGCTCTTCATCTCCATCGATCAGGAGGGAGGGCGCGTCTGCCGCCTCAAACCTGCGCGCGGCTTTCCGCCGACGGTCTCCGCCGCTTACCTCGGCAAGCTCAATAATGCCGACAGCACACGGCAGGCCGCCGGATCGACCGCCGCCTTACTCAAAAGCCTTGGCGTCAACATGAACCTCGCGCCTGTCGTCGATGTGAATGTAAACCCGAACAATCCGGTCATCGGCAAGCTCGACCGGAGTTTCTCGGCAGACCCGGTTGTCGTCGCCCGGCAGGCTCGAATTGTCGTTGATGCGTTCCACCAGCAAGGCATCATCGCCGCGCTGAAGCACTTCCCCGGCCACGGCAGTTCGACGACCGATACGCACAAGGATTTTACCGATGTCACCACTACCTGGTCAAAAAAAGAGCTTGATCCCTACCGGGCGCTGATCCGTGAAGGGTATAGCGATCCGGTCATGACTGCGCACGTTTTCAACGCCCGCCTCGACAGCCTCTACCCGGCGACGCTTTCCAAGGCGGCGATTGACGGCCTGCTTCGCAAACAGCTCGGCTTCGGAGGGGTGGTACTCAGCGATGACATGCAAATGAAAGCCATCTCCGACCGCTACGGTCTCGAAGAGGCGATCCGTCTGGCCATCGATGCTGGCGTCGATGTGCTGATTTTCGGCAACAACGTCAGCTACGACCCGCAGATCGCCAGCAAAGCAACGAGCATTATTTGCCACCTCGTTGAAAAAGGGGCTATTTCGCCGGAGCGGATTAACGAATCGTACCGGCGTATCATGACCCTGAAAACCCGAACTATTATTTCCCGCCTATGA
- the pyrE gene encoding orotate phosphoribosyltransferase: MTNSETLAMFKSSGALLDGHFRLTSGRHSNSYFQCAKVLQYPEYLSAICGEIAGFFRESGITTVISPAIGGIVVGTEVGRQLGVKTIFAERKDGTMMIRRGFSIDPSEQVLVVEDVITTGGSVTEVIELVKAAGATVAGVASVVDRSNGKVRLADRQFSLLTMEVVSYAPEACPLCKEEIPIYAPGSRTNPQG, translated from the coding sequence ATGACCAATTCGGAAACCCTCGCGATGTTCAAGTCGAGCGGCGCCTTGCTCGATGGCCATTTCCGGCTCACTTCAGGCCGCCACAGCAACTCCTACTTCCAGTGCGCCAAGGTGCTGCAATATCCGGAATATCTTTCGGCGATCTGCGGCGAAATTGCCGGATTTTTCAGGGAGAGCGGCATCACAACGGTCATTTCGCCCGCCATCGGCGGCATCGTCGTCGGCACAGAGGTTGGGCGACAGCTCGGCGTCAAAACTATCTTCGCCGAACGCAAAGATGGAACGATGATGATCCGGCGCGGTTTCTCCATCGACCCGTCCGAACAGGTGCTGGTGGTCGAGGATGTGATCACTACCGGCGGCTCCGTGACGGAGGTGATTGAGCTGGTCAAGGCTGCCGGAGCGACCGTGGCTGGAGTCGCCTCGGTGGTTGACCGCAGCAATGGCAAGGTACGGCTTGCGGACCGGCAGTTCTCGCTGCTCACGATGGAGGTGGTCAGCTACGCGCCGGAAGCGTGCCCGCTCTGCAAGGAGGAAATTCCGATCTACGCGCCGGGCAGCCGAACCAATCCCCAGGGCTGA
- a CDS encoding AAA family ATPase, translated as MNTADTRQRLLDIEKQIASLKEEQATVKAQWEAEKELIHTSRRLKEELEDLRVQAENYERSGDYGKVAEIRYGKIAEIEKALEENNRKIEARQASGDLIMKEEIDSGDIADIVSRWTGIPVSKMLQSERQKLLGIEAELHRRVVGQDEAVRAVSDAVKRSRAGMGDEKRPIGSFIFLGPTGVGKTELARTLAEYLFNDEDALIRIDMSEYMESHTVSRLVGAPPGYVGYEEGGQLTEAVRRKPFSVVLLDEIEKAHPDVFNILLQILDDGRLTDSKGRTVNFKNTIIIMTSNIGAQLIQSEMEHLEGRDADAALAGLQEKLFQLLKQQVRPEFLNRIDEVILFTPLTRENLREIVTIQFNRIRETAKRQRITLEISDEALMWLAKTGFDPAFGARPLKRVMQRQITNRLSEMILAGQVGEDDTVEIGLENDAIVMKKK; from the coding sequence ATGAATACCGCAGATACCAGACAAAGACTGCTCGACATCGAAAAGCAGATCGCGAGCCTCAAGGAGGAGCAGGCGACCGTCAAGGCGCAGTGGGAGGCAGAGAAGGAGCTTATCCATACCTCCCGCCGCCTCAAGGAGGAGCTTGAAGACCTGCGTGTGCAGGCTGAAAATTATGAACGCAGCGGCGATTACGGCAAGGTCGCCGAGATTCGCTACGGCAAGATCGCCGAGATCGAAAAGGCGCTGGAAGAGAACAACCGCAAGATCGAGGCACGGCAGGCCTCTGGCGACCTTATCATGAAGGAGGAGATCGATTCGGGCGACATCGCCGACATCGTCTCCCGCTGGACGGGCATTCCGGTCAGCAAGATGCTCCAGTCCGAGCGGCAGAAGCTGCTCGGCATCGAGGCCGAGCTGCACCGCAGGGTGGTTGGTCAGGATGAGGCTGTCCGCGCGGTCAGCGACGCGGTGAAGCGTTCGCGCGCGGGCATGGGCGACGAGAAGCGCCCCATCGGCTCGTTCATCTTTCTCGGCCCGACCGGCGTCGGCAAGACCGAGCTGGCCCGCACGCTTGCCGAGTACCTTTTCAACGACGAGGACGCCTTGATCCGCATCGACATGAGCGAGTACATGGAGTCGCACACCGTGAGTCGCCTTGTCGGCGCGCCTCCTGGCTACGTCGGCTATGAAGAGGGCGGCCAGCTCACCGAAGCGGTGCGGCGCAAGCCCTTCTCGGTGGTGCTGCTCGACGAGATCGAAAAGGCGCATCCGGATGTGTTCAACATCCTGCTCCAGATTCTCGACGATGGGCGGCTGACCGACAGCAAGGGGCGCACGGTGAACTTCAAGAACACCATCATCATCATGACCTCGAACATCGGCGCGCAGCTCATCCAGAGCGAGATGGAGCATCTCGAAGGGCGCGACGCCGACGCAGCGTTGGCCGGGTTGCAGGAGAAGCTCTTTCAGCTCCTCAAGCAGCAGGTGCGGCCCGAGTTCCTGAACCGCATCGACGAGGTGATTCTCTTCACGCCGCTGACTCGCGAGAACCTGCGCGAGATCGTCACCATCCAGTTCAACCGGATCAGGGAGACTGCCAAACGCCAGCGCATCACCCTCGAAATCTCGGACGAGGCGCTCATGTGGCTCGCCAAAACCGGCTTCGACCCGGCCTTCGGCGCACGCCCGCTCAAGCGCGTCATGCAACGGCAGATCACCAACCGCCTTTCGGAGATGATTCTCGCCGGTCAGGTTGGCGAAGACGACACCGTCGAGATCGGGCTGGAGAACGACGCTATCGTGATGAAGAAGAAATAA
- a CDS encoding HAD-IIIA family hydrolase: protein MSSFQFFGMQPYQADPSSQINAALDAIKALVISLDGVLTSGTITLDGEGREMPSLFARDLAGIREALRLGMKVAVIAGRQAGAFRQMLEATGPVDLFLDGEERLEAYEAFKSKHGLQDEECACIADDIDDLELLKKAGLPVTPINGAEYLRNRVAYISVFEGGRGCVREIVEMVLDHQNRWEYSEKKAQG from the coding sequence TTGAGCTCTTTCCAGTTTTTCGGTATGCAGCCCTACCAGGCTGATCCCTCTTCGCAGATCAACGCCGCCCTCGACGCCATCAAAGCGCTGGTCATCTCACTCGACGGCGTTCTCACCAGCGGCACGATCACCCTCGATGGCGAGGGGCGCGAAATGCCCTCTCTTTTCGCCCGCGATCTGGCTGGAATCCGTGAGGCGCTGCGCCTCGGTATGAAGGTGGCGGTCATCGCTGGACGGCAGGCCGGAGCGTTCCGGCAGATGCTCGAAGCCACGGGGCCGGTTGATCTTTTCCTCGACGGCGAGGAGCGGCTCGAAGCCTACGAGGCGTTCAAAAGCAAACATGGCTTGCAGGACGAGGAGTGCGCCTGCATCGCCGACGATATCGACGATCTGGAATTGCTGAAAAAGGCCGGATTGCCGGTGACGCCGATCAATGGCGCGGAGTACCTCCGTAACCGCGTCGCCTACATCTCGGTGTTCGAGGGCGGGCGCGGCTGCGTGCGCGAGATCGTCGAAATGGTGCTCGACCACCAGAACCGGTGGGAGTACAGTGAAAAGAAGGCTCAGGGGTAG
- a CDS encoding glycerophosphodiester phosphodiesterase — protein MTFEIQAHRGARAFYPDNTPQAFCKAADLGCFVIELDLNVSNDLCLVVSHDPWVSASGDDSSKHYLYSMNYDEIAQLDCGEASANFPFQQSVRAVRPKLSEVFRTVEEQLRRARRPGEMIYNLEVKSWPGLDGTAHPPPEEYAALVIREIGASKLERRVRLQSFDDRILVAARNLAPTLCYGLLVEERAVFDSFPERPGFVPEYVNPRLDLVDESLVSWLHGLGAKVVVWTVNHPEDMLRMKRLGADGIITDHPEVALHLSGLSDS, from the coding sequence ATGACGTTCGAAATTCAGGCTCATCGCGGAGCCAGGGCTTTTTATCCGGACAATACCCCTCAGGCGTTTTGCAAGGCTGCCGACCTTGGCTGCTTCGTGATTGAACTAGACCTCAATGTTTCCAATGATCTTTGCCTGGTCGTGTCGCACGATCCGTGGGTGAGCGCATCTGGCGACGATTCGTCGAAGCATTATCTCTACTCCATGAACTATGACGAGATCGCGCAGCTCGATTGCGGCGAGGCGTCGGCAAATTTCCCTTTTCAGCAAAGTGTCAGGGCGGTTCGTCCGAAATTGTCCGAGGTGTTCCGCACGGTAGAAGAGCAACTTCGCCGTGCCAGGCGTCCGGGTGAGATGATCTACAATCTCGAAGTGAAGTCGTGGCCTGGTCTCGACGGGACGGCGCATCCTCCGCCTGAGGAGTATGCCGCACTCGTGATCCGGGAGATCGGAGCCTCGAAGCTTGAGCGCCGCGTGCGGCTACAGTCGTTTGACGATCGCATTCTTGTTGCCGCCAGAAATCTCGCCCCCACTCTCTGCTACGGTTTGCTTGTGGAGGAACGGGCGGTTTTCGACAGTTTTCCGGAGCGTCCCGGGTTCGTGCCAGAGTATGTCAATCCCCGGCTCGATCTGGTCGATGAGTCGCTGGTGTCATGGCTGCACGGTCTTGGCGCGAAGGTGGTTGTCTGGACGGTTAATCACCCAGAAGATATGCTTCGGATGAAACGTTTGGGCGCCGATGGCATCATCACCGATCATCCTGAAGTCGCCCTGCATCTGTCAGGGCTGAGCGATTCCTGA
- the proC gene encoding pyrroline-5-carboxylate reductase, with protein MVRLSIGFIGTGRIAQALISGLSHDPNIVICGYDKMPDALHSVSLQYGVNAEESIESLARDAKIIVIAVKPYQMAEVLAELKPALHGQHLIVSVAAGISTGFIESSCPDGTRVVRVMPNTPAFVGEGMAALCKGMHATADDLLVAEQIFNAIGKTAIIEESGMDAATAVSGSGPAYMFRIIDSLAEGGEACGLDRETAQILAAQTMLGAAKMVLSGRKSPEELVRDVTTPGGTTEAGLQAMEQRDLRGALIDTVRAAAARSKELMK; from the coding sequence ATGGTACGACTCTCCATAGGGTTCATCGGCACCGGACGCATTGCCCAGGCGCTTATTTCCGGACTTTCGCACGACCCTAACATCGTCATCTGCGGCTACGACAAGATGCCTGATGCACTGCACTCGGTATCCCTGCAATACGGCGTCAATGCCGAGGAGTCGATCGAAAGCCTCGCGCGCGACGCGAAGATCATCGTCATTGCCGTCAAGCCTTACCAGATGGCCGAAGTGCTCGCAGAGCTGAAACCTGCACTCCATGGGCAGCATCTCATCGTCAGCGTGGCGGCAGGAATCTCGACAGGCTTCATCGAATCGAGCTGCCCTGATGGCACGCGGGTGGTGCGAGTGATGCCGAATACCCCGGCGTTTGTGGGTGAGGGGATGGCCGCCTTGTGCAAAGGGATGCACGCCACAGCGGACGACCTTCTGGTTGCCGAACAGATTTTCAATGCGATTGGAAAGACGGCCATCATCGAGGAGAGTGGCATGGACGCCGCGACGGCGGTGTCGGGCAGCGGCCCGGCCTACATGTTCAGGATCATCGACTCCCTTGCCGAAGGTGGCGAGGCGTGCGGCCTCGACCGGGAAACCGCGCAGATTCTGGCTGCCCAGACGATGCTCGGCGCGGCGAAAATGGTGCTTTCGGGCCGCAAAAGCCCCGAAGAGCTGGTGCGAGATGTGACGACTCCGGGAGGTACCACTGAAGCCGGGCTGCAAGCGATGGAACAGCGCGACCTGCGCGGAGCGCTCATCGACACGGTCAGGGCCGCCGCCGCCCGTTCGAAAGAGCTGATGAAATAG
- a CDS encoding tetratricopeptide repeat protein encodes MQRVLLLLIALFSFDAIKSNLEQYNLFQQANRQVQAGHYAPAIQQYRQLLDRYPAGLLRCEAAFNLACAEYGMKHYRRAAELFAALPPGNAALSKTAGYNQGNALAMEAFRSRKGAAQEALLGRALAFYRRALLDNPQNADARINYEIVLRAMQHRQPPPPAPQGGGSPDGKGQDGGGAVSQLILENARQEEARQMRKYFKPLPMKPSERDQPDW; translated from the coding sequence ATGCAACGAGTTTTGCTGTTACTGATCGCGCTCTTTTCCTTCGATGCGATCAAGTCCAACCTCGAACAGTACAACCTGTTCCAGCAAGCGAACCGGCAGGTCCAGGCCGGTCACTACGCGCCGGCCATTCAGCAGTACCGGCAGTTGCTCGACCGCTATCCGGCGGGCCTGTTGCGATGCGAGGCCGCCTTCAATCTCGCCTGTGCCGAATACGGCATGAAGCACTACCGCCGTGCCGCCGAATTGTTCGCAGCGCTTCCGCCCGGCAACGCCGCACTCAGCAAGACCGCCGGTTATAACCAGGGCAATGCGCTGGCGATGGAGGCGTTCCGAAGCCGCAAGGGCGCAGCCCAGGAGGCGCTGCTTGGCCGGGCGCTGGCATTCTACCGGCGCGCCCTTCTCGACAATCCACAGAATGCCGACGCGCGAATCAACTACGAAATCGTGCTGCGTGCAATGCAGCACCGTCAGCCGCCACCGCCTGCACCACAAGGTGGTGGTTCTCCGGATGGTAAGGGACAGGATGGCGGCGGCGCAGTCTCGCAGCTGATCCTCGAAAACGCCCGGCAGGAGGAGGCGCGCCAAATGCGCAAATATTTCAAGCCGCTGCCGATGAAGCCCTCGGAGCGGGACCAACCGGACTGGTAA
- a CDS encoding c-type cytochrome — protein MKRFLPLFVTGLVFLGGCGLEKPPAKLAEEIKNAEKPAEEAAAPAAAPAPAPAATPTDPALAAGKAVYEGGCNACHDAGMMGAPKPGDKAAWAPRIAKGEETVIKNTINGINGMPAKGGNTALTDEQLTNAAKYMMSISK, from the coding sequence ATGAAACGTTTTCTGCCACTGTTCGTGACCGGACTTGTTTTCCTCGGCGGATGCGGCCTGGAAAAGCCGCCAGCCAAACTGGCCGAAGAGATCAAAAACGCTGAAAAACCGGCAGAAGAGGCCGCAGCTCCTGCTGCCGCTCCTGCGCCAGCACCGGCAGCGACCCCGACCGATCCCGCGCTTGCGGCTGGCAAAGCTGTTTACGAAGGTGGCTGCAACGCCTGCCACGACGCTGGCATGATGGGCGCGCCGAAACCGGGCGACAAGGCTGCCTGGGCGCCGCGCATCGCCAAAGGCGAGGAAACCGTGATCAAGAACACGATCAACGGCATCAACGGCATGCCCGCCAAAGGCGGCAACACCGCCCTGACCGATGAGCAGCTCACCAACGCCGCCAAATACATGATGAGCATCTCGAAATAA
- a CDS encoding YqaE/Pmp3 family membrane protein, with translation MDIRRLILAFILPPAAVMNKEAGTIMLTGILTLWGWIPGVVAALIMISKEQSGKTAEA, from the coding sequence ATGGACATTCGCCGCCTGATCCTGGCATTCATCCTGCCGCCCGCAGCCGTCATGAACAAAGAAGCCGGCACCATCATGCTAACCGGCATCCTCACCCTCTGGGGTTGGATACCAGGTGTGGTGGCAGCCCTTATCATGATCTCAAAGGAGCAGTCCGGCAAAACTGCGGAAGCGTAA
- a CDS encoding c-type cytochrome encodes MSRFVSAALVGAALLVSGNAFAYDAAAGKAIYDASCATCHKTGMMGAPKVGDKAAWAPRIAQGMNTLVSKSIKGFKGTKGMMPAKGGNAKLTDAQVGNAVAYMVGQSK; translated from the coding sequence ATGTCCCGTTTCGTTTCAGCCGCTCTCGTCGGCGCCGCCCTGCTCGTTTCTGGCAACGCTTTCGCTTATGATGCCGCTGCAGGTAAGGCCATCTATGATGCAAGCTGCGCAACCTGCCACAAGACTGGCATGATGGGCGCCCCGAAAGTTGGTGATAAAGCCGCATGGGCTCCCCGAATCGCTCAGGGCATGAACACCCTGGTCTCGAAATCGATCAAGGGCTTCAAAGGCACCAAAGGCATGATGCCTGCCAAGGGTGGCAACGCAAAACTGACCGATGCACAGGTCGGCAACGCCGTTGCTTACATGGTCGGCCAGAGCAAATAA
- a CDS encoding SemiSWEET transporter, with amino-acid sequence MDTELLGYAAGILTTIAFLPQAIQMIRTRQARDISMTWAVTMTAGVFLWLCYGIMKQSFPMILANSITLHLLFIILFFKIRDQGNSNS; translated from the coding sequence ATGGACACCGAACTGCTTGGTTATGCGGCAGGCATCCTGACCACCATTGCTTTTCTTCCCCAGGCGATCCAGATGATCCGGACACGACAGGCACGCGACATCAGCATGACCTGGGCCGTCACCATGACCGCCGGCGTTTTTCTGTGGCTTTGCTACGGCATCATGAAGCAAAGCTTTCCGATGATTTTGGCCAACAGCATCACCCTGCATCTGCTCTTCATCATCCTTTTTTTCAAAATCCGGGACCAAGGTAATTCCAACTCCTGA
- a CDS encoding NAD(+)/NADH kinase produces MKFAIFVNITREKALELARELTAWLEARSLDYVFDPQSAQALGSGKWEEKVDLNQHCDAFVALGGDGTLLLASHYSRSKPVVGINVGDLGFLTEFSPDEMWTAMDHLVSGNYSIHTRSQLEATLESGERLTSLNDVIIEKGSASRRLPAFTILLDDEMLASYRADGIIIATSTGSTAYSLSAGGPIIAPKSNVFVITPICPHMLTVRPIVISDDKTVKVWVDSQSGEFPLKMDGIQKKLLAPGEVVTVKKSPHHINLVANEKRNYCEILRKKLLWSHEHPTGE; encoded by the coding sequence ATGAAGTTCGCCATCTTCGTGAACATCACCAGAGAGAAAGCGCTTGAGCTGGCCCGTGAGCTGACGGCGTGGCTTGAGGCGCGGTCGCTTGACTACGTCTTCGATCCGCAGTCGGCCCAGGCTCTTGGCAGCGGGAAGTGGGAAGAGAAAGTTGACCTCAACCAGCACTGCGACGCCTTCGTCGCGCTCGGCGGCGACGGCACGCTCCTGCTCGCCTCCCACTACTCGCGCTCGAAGCCGGTGGTAGGCATTAATGTGGGCGACCTTGGCTTTCTGACCGAGTTCAGCCCCGACGAAATGTGGACGGCCATGGATCATCTGGTGAGCGGCAACTACTCGATTCACACACGCTCGCAGCTCGAAGCAACGCTTGAATCGGGCGAACGGCTGACCTCGCTCAACGACGTCATCATCGAAAAAGGCTCCGCGTCGCGGCGTCTGCCAGCCTTCACCATTCTGCTCGACGACGAAATGCTCGCTTCATACCGCGCCGACGGCATCATCATCGCCACATCGACCGGCTCGACGGCCTATTCGCTCTCTGCGGGTGGCCCGATCATCGCGCCAAAATCGAACGTCTTCGTCATCACTCCGATATGCCCGCACATGCTGACGGTCAGACCGATCGTCATCAGTGACGACAAGACGGTCAAGGTTTGGGTCGATTCGCAATCCGGGGAGTTTCCGCTGAAAATGGATGGCATCCAGAAAAAACTGCTCGCTCCTGGTGAAGTGGTCACGGTGAAAAAGTCGCCACACCATATCAATCTGGTGGCCAACGAAAAAAGGAACTACTGCGAAATCCTTCGCAAAAAGCTGCTCTGGAGTCACGAACATCCCACGGGAGAGTGA
- a CDS encoding BatD family protein: protein MLPVSSARAANSGTPSGSKLFVESSLDNAAPWVGQEVRLTYTLFFSGAAPQIEDKSQPEHPGIWVRELAPETYIDSTPVSKNGELFRKAVVKQLRLVPMQSGKLPVTGYRIRCLVPRQGEASLDSRNDTETIVIAQPAIIQARALPKPAPADFSGAVGHFTLSVSPENSTVHAGESLSLSVTISGKGNLDTPPPLKVLLPEGIRQEASATPPDTASAKGSTSSVSTKMLLIASKEGVFRFVPVKLTAFDPEAGRYETIASNAIAIKVIAGQATSAQPQSPLSGVMPPMADPDPLDAVISPIIMSMGIAVLALIFGLHLRYIKRYKRTEVQQKRVKRRNHPDRQRRLRPPLRRALVANPRNRSGTSCTALSKKTES from the coding sequence ATGCTTCCGGTATCAAGCGCACGGGCGGCGAACTCCGGAACCCCTTCCGGCAGCAAGCTTTTCGTCGAATCATCGCTCGATAACGCCGCGCCGTGGGTCGGTCAGGAGGTGCGGCTCACCTACACGCTCTTCTTCAGCGGCGCCGCGCCGCAGATCGAGGACAAAAGCCAGCCAGAGCATCCGGGCATATGGGTGCGCGAACTCGCCCCGGAAACCTATATCGACAGTACGCCGGTCTCGAAAAACGGCGAACTCTTCAGAAAAGCGGTCGTCAAGCAGCTCCGGCTGGTTCCGATGCAGAGCGGAAAGCTGCCGGTCACCGGATACCGCATACGCTGCCTCGTACCGCGACAAGGCGAGGCGTCACTCGACAGCCGCAACGACACCGAGACCATCGTGATCGCGCAGCCCGCCATCATTCAGGCAAGGGCACTGCCAAAGCCCGCGCCCGCAGATTTCAGCGGAGCCGTCGGCCACTTCACCCTTTCGGTTTCACCGGAAAATAGCACGGTTCATGCCGGCGAATCGCTAAGCCTTTCAGTTACCATCAGCGGCAAGGGAAACCTCGATACTCCGCCGCCCCTGAAGGTTTTGCTGCCGGAAGGAATCCGGCAAGAAGCGTCGGCCACGCCGCCCGATACAGCTTCCGCAAAAGGCTCGACCTCATCGGTGAGCACAAAAATGCTCCTGATTGCGTCGAAAGAGGGCGTATTCAGGTTCGTTCCGGTAAAGCTCACCGCCTTCGATCCTGAAGCCGGGCGCTACGAAACCATAGCGTCAAACGCCATCGCGATCAAAGTCATTGCCGGTCAGGCAACGTCCGCGCAACCGCAATCTCCGCTCTCAGGCGTCATGCCGCCTATGGCCGATCCTGATCCGCTGGACGCAGTGATCAGCCCAATCATCATGAGCATGGGCATTGCCGTTCTGGCGCTCATTTTCGGTCTGCACCTCCGTTACATCAAGCGGTACAAGCGTACCGAAGTCCAACAAAAACGAGTGAAGCGGCGGAACCATCCAGACCGACAGCGGCGCCTGCGCCCGCCACTCAGACGAGCATTGGTGGCAAATCCCCGCAATCGCTCCGGAACGAGCTGTACAGCGCTGTCAAAAAAAACGGAATCATGA
- the ruvX gene encoding Holliday junction resolvase RuvX, which produces MSSSSHKRIIGIDFGAKRIGVAVSDPLRMFAQPLGTFDMEGLVRVLSRVRNEEGIELVVVGYPLSDKGEENRMTGVIDRFVAELHEAFPGTPIETFDEHRSSRTAMKILAASGSSRKKRNEKGRLDTAAACLILQGYLDSHS; this is translated from the coding sequence ATGTCTTCATCCAGCCACAAACGTATCATCGGCATCGATTTCGGCGCTAAGCGGATCGGGGTGGCGGTGAGTGATCCGTTGCGGATGTTCGCGCAGCCTCTTGGTACGTTCGATATGGAGGGGCTCGTCAGGGTGCTGTCGAGGGTGCGGAACGAGGAGGGGATCGAGCTGGTCGTGGTCGGCTATCCGCTGAGCGACAAGGGTGAAGAGAACCGCATGACGGGGGTGATCGATCGCTTTGTCGCAGAGCTTCACGAGGCGTTTCCGGGCACTCCGATCGAGACTTTCGATGAGCACCGCTCGTCACGCACGGCGATGAAGATACTCGCCGCTTCGGGAAGCAGCCGGAAGAAGCGCAATGAGAAGGGGCGGCTCGACACTGCCGCCGCCTGCCTGATTCTGCAAGGATACCTCGACAGCCATTCCTGA
- a CDS encoding prephenate dehydrogenase, producing the protein MQQGIHTISFVGLGLIGASLMQALKRAAEATGRTIEMIGFDPGFDAEDIAAIIGEYGLDSFEPDPAKLYDADLVVLCAPVVTNIALLDEAKRYIREDTVVSDVSSTKAEIAAKARELGIEFIGMHPIAGREQQGYRAASPELLDGRLVILCPDSDDETATELAGLLRAAGCSPLFMSPEEHDRVYANISHLPQLISTALMAHCRENVEWAGPGFASMARLAGSPWAVWRDIVSTNRRNIADEMEAFSALLAEVAGEVRDGNFDALESKFCEANDLYQRLQERSCL; encoded by the coding sequence ATGCAGCAGGGCATCCACACCATTTCGTTCGTCGGACTCGGGCTGATCGGCGCATCGCTGATGCAGGCGCTCAAACGCGCCGCCGAAGCGACCGGGCGGACAATCGAGATGATCGGCTTCGACCCGGGCTTCGACGCCGAAGACATTGCGGCGATTATCGGCGAGTACGGTCTCGACAGTTTCGAACCTGATCCGGCAAAGCTGTACGACGCCGATCTCGTGGTGCTCTGCGCGCCGGTCGTCACCAACATCGCCCTGCTCGATGAGGCGAAGCGGTATATCCGCGAGGATACCGTGGTAAGCGACGTATCGAGCACCAAGGCTGAAATCGCCGCCAAAGCGCGGGAACTCGGCATCGAATTCATCGGGATGCACCCCATCGCCGGGCGCGAGCAGCAGGGCTACCGGGCGGCCTCGCCGGAGCTGCTCGACGGGCGGCTCGTGATTCTCTGCCCCGACAGCGACGACGAAACCGCCACAGAACTGGCCGGACTGCTCCGGGCTGCCGGATGCTCGCCGCTCTTCATGAGTCCGGAAGAGCACGACCGGGTCTATGCCAACATCAGCCACCTGCCGCAGCTCATCTCGACCGCACTGATGGCTCACTGCCGCGAGAACGTCGAATGGGCAGGCCCCGGATTCGCGTCGATGGCGCGGTTGGCTGGAAGTCCCTGGGCTGTCTGGCGGGACATCGTGAGCACCAACAGACGCAACATCGCTGACGAGATGGAGGCATTTTCCGCGCTTCTTGCCGAAGTCGCCGGAGAGGTTCGTGACGGCAACTTCGATGCACTCGAATCGAAATTCTGCGAAGCGAACGATCTCTATCAACGACTTCAGGAAAGGAGCTGCCTATGA